A window of the Lentisphaera araneosa HTCC2155 genome harbors these coding sequences:
- a CDS encoding sulfatase, whose protein sequence is MRSIKNIGLLAAASLLCTFANQNAFAEEAPNFVLIYIDDLGWDNTSVLMDRSISNELQSFYETPNIEKLAARGMRFSNAYAPASVCTPARKSIQIGKSPVRLGYTYNGNPLNISKRKSWANETSLADVLKGTNKNYITALFGKGIHEPVSSFGYDVVDDQHGTNDNQGNFFYNNGDTVGPDDLKQVFSLTEKSEKFIEKYAGKQPFFLMLSHYTVHGPITSTAAGLKKYQEKAAGLPKGDARTSVKQQEMAAMIESMDISVGRVLDALDKAGVRDKTYIIFTSDNGGWVSVTPDLLRGKKGNLFEGGLRVPMIVAGPNIPENSQCDVMLNHWDFLPTFHDLVGATKPLPENLDGGSLRSIFEQGNEGQVIRPEEAFIFHMPYARMPPVTAIRSGKYKLIRQLNTGEEILFDMDKDLSEKNNLAKLMPEVAARLSKELDAYLEKVGGEKIDDVFDAQYKNIASQMELIKAKHEKLIQQSGDDQTKISTLTKKRDKDLKRLQDFKLQKIDPARICTNFDGNPKGDYRKKSEAE, encoded by the coding sequence ATGAGAAGCATAAAAAATATAGGCTTGTTAGCGGCGGCATCCCTGCTGTGTACCTTTGCTAATCAGAACGCTTTTGCAGAAGAAGCGCCGAATTTTGTTCTTATCTACATCGACGATCTTGGCTGGGATAATACCAGCGTCTTGATGGACCGAAGCATAAGCAATGAATTGCAAAGTTTTTACGAAACACCAAATATCGAAAAGCTTGCGGCAAGAGGGATGCGTTTTTCAAATGCCTATGCGCCTGCGTCCGTCTGTACTCCGGCGCGAAAAAGTATACAGATCGGGAAATCTCCGGTACGACTTGGCTACACCTATAATGGTAACCCCTTAAACATTAGTAAAAGAAAATCATGGGCTAATGAAACTAGCTTGGCAGACGTACTCAAAGGAACTAACAAAAACTATATTACCGCACTGTTTGGTAAAGGTATACACGAGCCCGTTTCAAGCTTTGGCTATGATGTGGTAGACGATCAGCACGGCACCAACGACAACCAGGGAAATTTCTTTTACAACAATGGTGACACCGTGGGACCAGACGACCTAAAACAGGTTTTTTCGCTGACTGAGAAATCGGAAAAATTCATTGAAAAGTACGCCGGCAAACAGCCCTTTTTCCTTATGCTTTCACACTACACGGTGCATGGACCAATCACGAGCACTGCTGCCGGTCTAAAAAAATATCAGGAGAAAGCCGCTGGACTCCCAAAAGGTGATGCACGCACATCTGTGAAACAGCAAGAAATGGCGGCGATGATTGAGTCGATGGACATCAGCGTTGGCCGCGTTCTCGACGCTCTGGATAAAGCGGGAGTAAGGGACAAGACCTATATCATTTTCACTTCGGACAATGGTGGGTGGGTATCTGTCACACCCGACCTCTTACGAGGAAAAAAAGGCAACCTCTTTGAAGGCGGATTACGCGTTCCTATGATTGTTGCTGGCCCAAATATCCCTGAAAACTCACAGTGCGACGTCATGCTGAATCACTGGGACTTCTTACCCACATTCCATGACCTAGTTGGGGCCACAAAACCCTTACCCGAGAACCTCGATGGAGGAAGTTTACGCAGTATCTTTGAGCAAGGAAATGAGGGCCAGGTTATCCGACCTGAAGAAGCTTTTATTTTCCATATGCCCTACGCGCGTATGCCACCTGTAACAGCTATCAGGAGCGGTAAATATAAATTAATCCGCCAACTCAACACCGGTGAGGAAATACTCTTTGATATGGACAAAGATTTAAGCGAGAAAAACAATCTGGCTAAGCTAATGCCGGAAGTTGCGGCAAGGCTTAGTAAAGAACTAGATGCTTATTTAGAGAAAGTCGGGGGTGAAAAAATTGACGATGTCTTTGATGCCCAATACAAGAATATCGCTTCACAAATGGAACTTATAAAGGCCAAACATGAAAAGTTAATTCAGCAAAGTGGCGATGATCAGACTAAAATTTCTACGCTAACAAAGAAACGAGATAAGGACTTAAAACGCCTCCAGGACTTTAAGCTCCAAAAAATAGATCCAGCCCGTATCTGTACGAACTTTGACGGCAATCCCAAAGGTGATTACCGGAAAAAATCTGAAGCTGAATAA
- a CDS encoding type II secretion system protein: MMKRKTFTLLELLVAIAIIGILLSLLIPHLNRARRVVKTAVCMNQQKQIFFAFALYHEDNNGYFPVGKDEDDDVSWDDLLGAYDGRNLTEADMNASSFQEDDNLNKAYQLYQCPSNIQYFDETRVLKSYSVSRHFNNDRSVLGVMSFTNHDGDTSTPKVAWSLKLTEINKPSRFISMTEFQNQWNQLGNGGTQGTFTLGYITEKYGPTNADSTHGLDGGIKGFFPHDPKNYKLNYLHGDGHVSTRSFPNTLSHPERFFDGNNYPNQYIIDTAWNAARE, translated from the coding sequence ATGATGAAAAGAAAAACATTTACGCTACTAGAACTCTTAGTCGCCATCGCAATTATCGGTATACTCCTAAGCTTGCTTATTCCACATTTAAATAGAGCAAGGAGAGTTGTAAAAACTGCCGTATGTATGAATCAACAAAAACAAATTTTCTTTGCATTTGCCCTCTACCACGAAGATAACAATGGATACTTTCCAGTAGGGAAAGATGAGGATGATGATGTTTCATGGGATGATCTGTTAGGAGCTTATGATGGTCGAAACTTAACTGAAGCTGATATGAACGCCAGTAGTTTTCAAGAAGATGATAATTTAAACAAAGCTTATCAACTCTATCAATGCCCATCAAATATTCAATATTTTGACGAAACTCGCGTCCTAAAGTCTTACAGCGTATCTAGGCACTTCAACAATGACCGTTCAGTTCTTGGTGTGATGAGTTTTACCAATCATGATGGGGATACTAGTACCCCTAAAGTAGCTTGGTCTCTAAAGCTTACTGAAATAAACAAACCTTCACGCTTCATCAGCATGACTGAATTTCAAAATCAATGGAATCAACTTGGTAATGGTGGCACTCAGGGAACTTTCACTCTAGGCTACATCACTGAGAAATATGGCCCTACTAATGCAGATAGTACCCACGGACTGGATGGTGGAATTAAAGGTTTTTTCCCACATGATCCAAAAAACTATAAGCTTAATTATCTACATGGCGACGGACATGTCAGCACTCGGTCTTTTCCCAATACTTTAAGTCATCCAGAAAGGTTTTTTGATGGTAATAACTACCCAAATCAATACATCATCGATACTGCGTGGAACGCTGCCCGTGAATAA